Proteins encoded within one genomic window of Paraglaciecola psychrophila 170:
- a CDS encoding DUF4040 domain-containing protein: protein MIFIFGLFLLTLLVITAIAIVRTEDLFVAVMLTSIFSLLMAANFFILDAADVALTEAAVGAGVTTVIFLCALALTDDKEKPRQTGRWVAFGTVGVLALLIIYATFDKPRLGDPDAPVHQHIAPWYIEKTTEYIDIPNVVTAILGSFRGYDTLGEVFVVFAACIGVLFILGVSPPQKTRQVVEKNSGLRHHLIPQVVGRLLIPFIVLFGLYVQFHGEYGPGGGFQAGAIIATGVILYALLEGEAEALRAIPRRVLLGMVVGGSLLYGGVGVACMFMGGAFLDYSVLAANPIFGQQLGILIIEAGVGMAVCGALLAIFHAFAAREILT from the coding sequence ATGATATTCATATTTGGGTTGTTTCTACTCACCCTACTCGTCATTACCGCGATAGCTATAGTTCGTACTGAAGACCTTTTCGTCGCAGTCATGCTTACATCTATCTTTAGTTTACTGATGGCTGCCAACTTTTTTATTCTGGATGCTGCCGATGTAGCACTAACAGAAGCCGCGGTGGGTGCTGGAGTAACGACAGTCATTTTCCTGTGTGCGCTAGCGCTAACTGATGACAAGGAGAAACCTCGACAGACAGGACGTTGGGTAGCTTTTGGTACTGTGGGCGTGCTGGCACTACTAATTATTTACGCAACCTTCGATAAACCAAGGCTTGGCGACCCAGATGCCCCAGTGCATCAACATATTGCGCCATGGTATATAGAGAAAACCACTGAATATATCGATATACCCAATGTAGTCACAGCTATTCTGGGCTCTTTTAGAGGTTACGATACACTTGGCGAGGTATTTGTAGTTTTTGCTGCATGTATCGGAGTTTTATTTATCCTTGGTGTGAGCCCTCCACAAAAAACTCGACAAGTAGTCGAAAAAAATAGTGGTCTACGCCATCATCTGATACCTCAAGTGGTCGGTCGGTTACTGATACCTTTTATCGTGCTATTTGGGTTGTATGTGCAATTTCATGGGGAGTACGGGCCAGGTGGGGGATTCCAGGCAGGCGCTATTATTGCTACAGGTGTCATCCTTTATGCGTTGCTCGAAGGCGAAGCTGAAGCCCTACGAGCAATCCCTCGTAGGGTGTTACTTGGCATGGTTGTAGGCGGTTCGCTACTGTATGGCGGTGTTGGTGTGGCGTGTATGTTTATGGGTGGAGCCTTTCTAGATTATTCTGTATTGGCAGCCAACCCCATATTTGGACAGCAGCTAGGGATCTTAATTATTGAGGCCGGAGTTGGGATGGCTGTTTGTGGAGCCCTTCTGGCTATTTTCCATGCTTTTGCAGCCCGTGAGATATTGACATGA
- the mnhG gene encoding monovalent cation/H(+) antiporter subunit G, which translates to MIDIALDILSWILLVLGGACVLIGGIGGLRLPNFYTRIHAASLTDTMATILIFVGMMLQAGLTLATLKLFAIMLFLLLTGPTATYALANAALLSGLKPDAGTTSDKPKENTPE; encoded by the coding sequence ATGATTGATATCGCGTTGGATATTCTAAGTTGGATCTTGCTTGTTTTAGGTGGTGCTTGTGTGCTGATAGGCGGTATAGGAGGCCTGCGTTTGCCAAACTTTTACACCAGAATTCATGCCGCCAGCCTTACTGATACTATGGCAACCATTTTGATCTTTGTTGGTATGATGCTGCAAGCTGGCTTAACTTTGGCCACTTTAAAATTGTTCGCTATCATGCTATTTCTGCTGTTAACGGGTCCAACCGCTACCTATGCACTAGCCAATGCGGCACTGTTATCCGGTCTCAAACCAGACGCTGGAACTACTAGCGATAAACCCAAGGAAAACACGCCAGAATGA
- a CDS encoding monovalent cation/H+ antiporter complex subunit F, with protein sequence MYIIVSIAILVTMVLALVRALMGPSVYDRVLAVNVFGTKTVLLLSVIAFLYGRPDFLDLALAYALINMVGILAVLEFFQNRARKESSSKDD encoded by the coding sequence ATGTACATTATCGTCTCAATCGCCATACTGGTGACCATGGTATTAGCCCTCGTTAGAGCTTTAATGGGCCCAAGTGTTTACGACCGTGTATTGGCGGTCAATGTGTTTGGCACAAAGACAGTATTGCTGCTGTCTGTTATCGCATTCCTTTACGGTCGGCCGGATTTTCTCGATCTAGCGCTAGCCTACGCCTTGATCAATATGGTCGGGATCCTTGCGGTATTGGAATTCTTCCAAAATCGGGCACGAAAAGAGTCGAGCTCCAAAGATGATTGA
- a CDS encoding Na+/H+ antiporter subunit E: MKMIQNRHRLQKGEARLSSVLLLLFILSITWLLWSGLYKPLVVGLGAFSCVLSVYLAHRMGFFRHQALLGLMPRLPGYWMWLLREIIISSLEVAKLILKPSLPISPTVVVLEAQTKTDVGQVILGNSITLSPGTVTLDLYEGKLLIHCLTSKSALELQKGEANRRAAALEHK; this comes from the coding sequence ATGAAGATGATTCAAAATCGACATAGGCTTCAAAAAGGCGAAGCAAGGCTTTCGTCTGTTTTGCTTTTGTTGTTTATTCTTTCAATCACATGGTTACTATGGTCAGGGCTCTATAAACCATTGGTCGTGGGTTTAGGGGCTTTTTCGTGTGTGCTCAGCGTTTACCTCGCCCACCGCATGGGCTTTTTCCGACATCAGGCTTTACTTGGACTAATGCCTCGCTTGCCGGGCTATTGGATGTGGTTATTGCGAGAAATTATTATTTCAAGTCTGGAAGTGGCCAAACTAATCCTCAAGCCGTCCTTACCTATAAGTCCTACAGTAGTCGTACTGGAAGCCCAAACCAAAACAGATGTAGGCCAAGTAATCCTCGGCAATTCTATTACTCTGTCACCTGGAACTGTCACATTGGATTTATATGAGGGAAAACTATTGATTCACTGTCTTACCAGCAAAAGTGCACTTGAATTACAAAAAGGCGAAGCCAATCGTCGAGCAGCCGCACTGGAGCATAAATAG
- a CDS encoding Rap1a/Tai family immunity protein, with product MSVSTVNALEKLSSQELASHCALLKSEPEGVDGQYCVRYIQGFIDGAIATDARVMLSAENAISGNETFAERAMRTRMPGRVDRSRAAKLAGFCLGDPVPLRDVVDVVVADLTAQQKSAMKDVLAMEVVYISLLNNYPCI from the coding sequence ATGTCAGTATCAACTGTCAATGCTTTGGAAAAACTATCTTCTCAGGAATTGGCATCTCATTGTGCATTACTTAAATCTGAGCCAGAGGGCGTTGATGGTCAGTATTGTGTCCGCTACATTCAAGGTTTTATAGACGGGGCCATTGCGACAGATGCACGGGTTATGTTGAGTGCCGAGAATGCCATTTCTGGTAATGAAACCTTTGCAGAGCGAGCGATGCGTACTCGTATGCCAGGCCGTGTCGATCGTTCACGAGCAGCCAAATTGGCCGGTTTTTGCCTCGGTGATCCCGTGCCACTTCGCGATGTAGTTGATGTGGTGGTTGCCGACCTGACAGCTCAACAAAAAAGTGCAATGAAAGACGTGCTGGCTATGGAAGTCGTTTACATTTCACTGCTCAATAATTATCCCTGTATATAA
- the hslU gene encoding ATP-dependent protease ATPase subunit HslU: MSEMTPREIVHELDSHIIGQQDAKRAVSIALRNRWRRMQLGPELRQEVTPKNILMIGPTGVGKTEIARRLAKLANAPFIKVEATKFTEVGYVGKEVETIIRDLADIAVKMTKEQAKVKVKFRAEEAAEERILDALLPPPEKAFGEEDAPKDKGTRQIFRKKLREGLLDDKEIELDVAAPQVGVEIMAPPGMEEMTNQLQGMFQNLSGSQNKKKKLKVKEAFKLLVDEEAGKLINQEDLKQTAIESLEQTGIVFIDEIDKICKREGSTSGGDVSREGVQRDLLPLVEGSTVSTKHGTVKTDHILFIASGAFQMCKPSDLIPELQGRLPIRVELSALTAHDFVRILTEPNASLTEQYVALLKTEGVDVSFTEEGIEHIAQAAWKVNERTENIGARRLHTVMEKLMEDISYDASERSGESLIVDAKYVDDHLEKLVDDEDLSRFIL; the protein is encoded by the coding sequence ATGTCAGAAATGACCCCAAGAGAAATCGTCCACGAATTGGACAGTCATATTATCGGTCAACAAGATGCTAAACGAGCGGTATCTATTGCCCTTCGAAACCGCTGGCGCAGGATGCAGCTTGGACCAGAGCTGCGCCAAGAGGTGACACCAAAAAATATACTAATGATTGGCCCTACAGGTGTCGGTAAAACCGAAATTGCCCGACGTCTAGCCAAGTTAGCTAATGCGCCTTTTATAAAAGTCGAAGCTACAAAATTTACCGAAGTCGGTTATGTAGGTAAAGAAGTCGAAACAATCATTCGTGACTTAGCGGACATCGCAGTCAAAATGACTAAGGAACAAGCCAAAGTTAAAGTAAAATTCCGAGCTGAAGAAGCGGCAGAAGAACGTATATTAGATGCGTTATTACCGCCCCCTGAAAAGGCTTTTGGTGAAGAGGATGCGCCCAAGGATAAAGGTACCAGACAAATTTTCCGCAAAAAACTACGCGAAGGCCTGTTAGACGACAAAGAAATTGAGCTAGACGTAGCTGCGCCTCAAGTTGGCGTAGAAATTATGGCACCTCCAGGCATGGAAGAAATGACCAATCAACTTCAAGGCATGTTTCAAAACCTGTCTGGTAGTCAAAATAAGAAGAAGAAACTTAAGGTTAAAGAAGCGTTTAAATTGTTAGTTGATGAAGAAGCTGGAAAGCTAATTAATCAAGAAGATTTAAAGCAAACAGCTATAGAATCACTTGAACAGACGGGCATAGTGTTTATCGATGAAATTGATAAAATCTGTAAGCGTGAAGGCTCTACCAGTGGAGGAGACGTGTCTCGTGAAGGGGTGCAACGTGACTTATTGCCATTGGTTGAAGGTTCAACCGTGTCGACTAAACATGGCACCGTAAAAACCGACCATATTTTGTTTATCGCTTCTGGCGCGTTTCAAATGTGCAAACCATCTGACTTAATTCCCGAACTGCAAGGCCGTTTGCCGATCCGCGTGGAACTATCTGCGTTGACTGCTCACGATTTCGTACGTATTTTGACTGAACCAAACGCTTCGCTTACCGAGCAATATGTAGCGCTTCTGAAAACCGAAGGTGTCGATGTATCATTTACTGAAGAGGGTATTGAACACATCGCTCAAGCCGCATGGAAAGTCAATGAACGTACTGAAAACATTGGTGCCAGACGTTTGCACACTGTCATGGAAAAACTGATGGAAGATATTTCTTACGATGCGTCTGAAAGAAGTGGCGAATCGTTGATTGTCGATGCTAAATACGTTGACGACCACTTAGAAAAATTAGTAGACGATGAAGACTTAAGTCGCTTTATTTTATAA